One Citrobacter amalonaticus genomic window carries:
- a CDS encoding YncE family protein, translated as MKKSITALAVLIAAALSGCAATTPATTATNTVEKAATPAVATDSLKRDLADGLYEMALNPAGDALYVASAEGFKDVQGGVVYKLDAKTLKTTGRSHTDLKNFGMAISPDGKTVYVTNSLDGGLSALNTADGKVKHRVLFPERNAEGFPYGARQVLLHNGLLYIGAVADPAVIWVVDAETLKLKTRIKNTGKWMTGLHYSETTQRIYAANGGGEILVINPRNQRVEKRWKPLGDKPALLLNMAEDPQTGRLFVTDNSKAKTTLVLDIHTGKVLKQLDVGDSLSVKFNAKRNEIYITQRDSGKLLSLNATDYSVKKSWDLPPNPNSLLLSADGQTLYVTVKQKFNKDHSTDAPDSVVRIELNK; from the coding sequence ATGAAAAAAAGTATTACTGCGCTGGCCGTGCTGATCGCGGCGGCATTAAGCGGTTGCGCGGCCACGACGCCCGCCACTACAGCGACAAATACCGTTGAAAAAGCGGCGACGCCAGCGGTGGCGACCGATTCGTTAAAACGCGATCTGGCGGATGGCCTGTATGAGATGGCGTTAAATCCAGCCGGTGACGCGCTGTATGTCGCCAGTGCCGAAGGCTTTAAAGATGTTCAGGGCGGGGTGGTTTACAAACTGGATGCCAAAACCCTTAAGACTACCGGTCGCAGCCACACGGATCTGAAAAACTTTGGTATGGCGATTTCGCCTGACGGCAAAACGGTGTACGTCACCAACTCGCTGGACGGTGGCCTGAGCGCGCTGAACACTGCGGATGGCAAAGTCAAACATCGCGTCTTGTTCCCGGAGCGGAACGCGGAAGGTTTCCCGTATGGCGCACGCCAGGTACTGCTGCATAACGGCCTGCTGTATATCGGCGCGGTTGCCGATCCAGCGGTGATCTGGGTGGTTGATGCTGAAACGCTGAAGCTGAAAACGCGTATTAAAAACACCGGCAAATGGATGACCGGTCTGCACTATTCCGAAACGACCCAGCGCATTTACGCCGCGAATGGCGGCGGTGAAATCCTGGTGATCAACCCGCGTAACCAGCGCGTTGAGAAACGCTGGAAGCCGCTGGGCGACAAGCCGGCGCTGTTGCTGAATATGGCAGAAGACCCACAAACCGGACGTCTGTTCGTGACCGATAACTCCAAAGCGAAAACCACGCTGGTGCTCGATATCCACACCGGCAAGGTGCTGAAGCAACTGGACGTGGGCGATTCGCTCTCCGTTAAATTCAACGCGAAACGCAACGAAATTTACATCACCCAGCGTGATTCCGGGAAGCTGCTCAGCCTCAACGCGACTGATTACAGCGTGAAGAAAAGCTGGGACCTGCCGCCGAATCCAAACAGCCTGCTGCTCTCTGCTGACGGCCAGACGCTGTATGTCACCGTGAAACAGAAATTTAATAAAGACCACTCAACCGACGCGCCGGACAGCGTTGTACGTATTGAGCTGAATAAATAA